Proteins encoded in a region of the Gemmatimonadaceae bacterium genome:
- a CDS encoding FecR domain-containing protein: protein MPVTSPPMGSDQPPTPGVPLSDPASLEQYFRSHFSDLATEAKEQLADAASAAPKVVEGAFRHAWEERERITSSQDLDSFLHDEVRHGAAREKSRRASLHRHDAPGSAKPAPHSQTQVDVDQSWVHLSRALHFVPDDVSIAEQESAAALRHDAAGHVAELARKRSWKVPIAIVVVAAAVVGTGIWYVDRLGDEGAITGALASADARTHVAATAQLAKVTLDDGTQAVLTPESKLIVPKQFGELMHAVKLEGSATFTVVKGQRRPLEIRAGNTHILVTGTVLTVRAFPSESSVVVALKDGSANVKVGDSVRTVAAGKALFVKNKVMRDATAPEIEEATSWNEQTLTISNRQLRDVLTSLRRWYGLDIKVLDAPLLDRLVTIQASLDSPKEAINAVQQSANLQFAWGEDGKTMLFKDAPAKGAKKK from the coding sequence ATGCCCGTTACGTCTCCGCCGATGGGGTCCGACCAGCCGCCCACCCCAGGCGTGCCACTCAGCGATCCTGCTTCGCTCGAGCAGTACTTCCGTTCTCATTTCTCCGATCTCGCGACCGAGGCGAAAGAGCAACTGGCTGACGCCGCGTCTGCAGCCCCAAAAGTCGTCGAGGGCGCCTTCCGTCACGCATGGGAGGAGCGAGAGCGCATAACGAGCTCGCAGGATCTGGACTCCTTCCTCCACGACGAGGTCCGACACGGCGCAGCGCGCGAGAAGAGTCGGCGGGCGAGCCTGCACCGGCACGACGCGCCCGGGTCAGCCAAGCCGGCTCCGCACAGTCAGACGCAGGTCGACGTCGACCAGTCCTGGGTCCATCTGTCTCGTGCACTACATTTCGTGCCCGATGACGTGAGTATCGCCGAACAGGAGAGCGCTGCGGCGCTCCGCCATGACGCTGCCGGTCACGTCGCGGAGCTGGCCAGGAAGCGTTCGTGGAAGGTGCCTATCGCCATCGTCGTCGTTGCCGCGGCCGTGGTCGGCACCGGCATCTGGTACGTCGATCGCCTTGGCGACGAAGGCGCCATCACCGGTGCGCTCGCCTCGGCGGATGCACGCACGCACGTTGCCGCCACCGCGCAGCTCGCGAAGGTCACGCTCGATGACGGCACGCAAGCCGTGCTCACCCCTGAATCCAAGCTCATCGTCCCGAAGCAGTTCGGTGAGTTGATGCACGCGGTGAAGCTCGAGGGCTCGGCGACGTTTACCGTCGTGAAGGGGCAACGACGCCCGCTCGAGATCCGCGCGGGCAACACGCACATCCTCGTGACTGGCACGGTCCTCACCGTGCGCGCCTTCCCGAGTGAAAGCTCGGTCGTCGTTGCACTGAAGGACGGCAGCGCCAACGTGAAGGTCGGCGATAGCGTCCGCACCGTGGCCGCGGGCAAGGCGCTTTTCGTGAAAAACAAGGTGATGCGCGACGCCACGGCACCGGAGATCGAGGAGGCGACGAGCTGGAATGAGCAAACGCTCACGATCTCCAACCGTCAGCTGCGCGACGTGCTGACGTCGCTCCGACGCTGGTATGGGCTGGATATCAAAGTGCTCGATGCACCGCTACTCGACCGGCTGGTGACGATTCAGGCCTCGCTCGACTCGCCGAAGGAGGCGATCAACGCCGTGCAGCAGAGCGCGAACTTGCAGTTTGCCTGGGGCGAAGACGGAAAGACGATGCTCTTCAAGGACGCGCCGGCAAAAGGGGCGAAGAAGAAGTAA